The DNA region AAATACTTTCAACTACGTCAGCGTGACAGTTGCCCccccaaaaggttttttttggcTTCACTTTGTTTCTATGTCATTGTTGCTAAGAGTTTCATCACATAAACATTTGGtatttctgatttaaaaaaataaaaataaaacattgtacattttgcataaattccatacattttatgacttcttgaattttgtttttaatttttcctaCAGATTTTAGATGCTCCAGAATATTGGCATAATAAGACTTTTTATACACTTTTACCTGATTCGTTTttagtggacttttttttgttttttaatgtctacttgttgcaaaaaaaaaaaaaagttgaacttcACACAAATTCCCCTAAAACATTTATATTACTAGATAAACCTATTTTAATAACTTTACAAATATTTGATTTCCAACTTTTGCACGTCACGCATTTCTCCTAATTTGATATTTTCAGAATTTGATTCAAAGTTACATTTTCGTGTTTTTCCGGGAATTTCTTAACCcttggatttatttattaacaATTTGAtcatgattaattttttttgcaacgtCGCTCTACCTACCAAAAATTGACGAATTTTCTTAAATTTATAACTTCCTTCATGTGACGTTCATGTGATgtatataaataattaaaaaaaaacttgggataTTTTTCCCAACTTTGTCATTTCCCTCAGATGTTATTTTCCAAGCTTTTTGCACAAAGTCATATTTAGTTCATAGTGAAAGTcttggacaaattaaaaaatatatattttaaaaaatatatcctgAAGCAGAAAAATTAGTGAAACGCAAAAACTTTTAGTCACTGCCTGAAAATTTCGGCAATGATAGTATAAAAGTGGCTAAAGTGGAAACGTTATGAAAACTAAATGTGTGACCTTGAATTTTGAGGTGCAGCTTTCTGGCTACTAACAAAACGCATCATAAATACATAATTCGGAGTACTTCTGAGATGGTGGAATACACAACAAAAATCGAATAAATGGATGACTTCTTAACTCATATGACTGGTTTATTGCTCGTGTGTCCTCCTCTCGGCAAAATGGGAAGTTGGCGCAAGAGCTTGCaactgtgaccaaaaaaaaaaaaaattaaaattaaaaaaaatatttaaaaaaagttttaaaaaatgtaaaaaatgattttggtaaaaaaaaaaaaaaaaaaaaaaaaagtcctgcacACGCTCTGTTGCGACAGCATCATCGAGCAGTATTTCCAAACGTTTGCAAAACAGGAAACGAGACCCGGGCCACGCCAACCGTCACGTCCACGTCATGATGTCACTTTCTGCGTCTCTCCGCTCTTGAGTgcgcttttttcctttttttttttttttttaattccaactcTGCAGAGACGGCGTCATGTCCGAGTGTTTGCTGATGAGCGGCGCCCCGTTGCTTTTCTCCATCAGCTCCACGTCGCGAGACTTTGAGTTCTACAGGAAGAGGTGATAGAGGGGAGGAAGTGGGAAGGATGAAATTGGGGCGGGGCAGTAGCGGGAGGTAGAGGAGCAGAAGAGAAAAAAGTTAGTTGAcaaagacgggggggggggggggggtgacgaaGTGCACACTGCCTGGGCGGATTTTATACGTACGCTCCTTTATGTGTCATTTCCTTTTATACTGATTGgtgacagtggaaaaaaaagatgggaaagTGACAGCTTTTacagtgtacctttttttttttttttgggtggggggcacTCATGATCAGAGGGTTAGTATCAGAGAGAGGAAGGGCAGTCGGCAATGCGggtgccggtgtgacggtctgagcgctcccccgtgctgaaaagtctccttgcgacgaatgcgcatgcgttactaacaggggaactctgggtacgtagcagacgctgaCTGGGAAATcgcccggtctcatagttcccctctTTTTACACAGAAGTACCTCACATATGTTATATCCTAAgctaactttaaaacaaatgcTAATAAAAAGATATccacatatatatgtacgttcgccgTGTTCGTCTTTCCGAGACGTCCATGGTGAACGTGAACACTCGGTGACAAGTTGTCggatggcacatgttgaagcatggatgggggatgtttcagaccggcccgaagtttacaaaatacacgcgcatgcgcattactcacaaagagacttttcagcaccgggggcactcagaccgtcacaccgggttTGTTTGGAACGCAGTTACGTGAAAAGGACGCATTGTGCTCAAATgccatattgaaaaaaaaaaagaagttaaaaaTCACACCTCCTGCGCTGCTGATTTGCATATTTATTGCTCAAATGGCTTGCAacaaagtacaacaacaaaaaaaaacgagtatAACCAAAATGATGTGAAGGGAAAGATGACCAACGTGCTTTCATTCACGCTGCCGTTATTCATAAAAAAACTGAACTGTCAATCATGTTTCATAAGAGCAAAAAGTCATCATGAGAAAAAGCGCTCCCAAAAACATCCCAACTGcccaaaacaaaagcacaaaaaaaataacatcttaaAAGAAGATTACAAAAAGCAGGCGAGGCAAAGCTAGGATGCGATTTGTCACGCACGCATCATTTTTCCAAAGTCGTAGTGTATTAATGCAATAATATAACGGCGGTTAGCTCATTTTGAACCCTCGAGAAAAGATAAAACTGTACTGACTCGATTCCTGAAAAAAACGCGTTTGCGAAGGCCTCATCCGGACTCAAGAACAACATTTCTATTGCTGCTGATTCGAAATCAGGAGGACCTTCTTTCCTCCACTGAAATGGGGAAATGGCGCCCCCTGCTGCTCATCGCTGGCTTTTCCCTTCAGCTAAATATTTGCACGCCACTCCGCTTCCCGTAAGCTGCGAGAACAGATGCGAGCGAGGGTGACTAAGCCCGCAGgagaacacgcacacaaacgatGTGAGCGCGCGGCATCGGTTGACACATGCGGGAATTGGCGTCGTACCAACAtccccacataaaaaaaaaaaaaaaaaaaagcttttctttCCGCACTAAATATCAGCTCAAGGAAAATGGCTCCTCTTTTCCCTTTTTGGCATTCATTCAGGTTCATTTCATCTGGATGGAGATAAAATAAGACTTTAGCAAGTGCGCAGCCAAAAGGTTGAAGGCCCGAAAAATATAAACGCGCTCGTTTTGGAAGCGGACCAAAGGCCAGCATGTGTTTGGCTGCGTGCAACGTAATAAAAACAACTATTAAGTTGTTCAAAAgggacttttttgggggtgggacaAAGGCCAAGAGGCCTTCGGCGATGTGAGTCTCAGCTGACCGCTGCATATTTCAAAACGCAAATTCGGAACCGAATGGGAGCCATCAAAGGCGCACGTGCGGATCTAGCAAGGCAACGATTAGTACTTGGAGGTCAAACGTCCCTGAAGGGGACATCTGAGCCCGCGGTGACTCACACATAATTGGTACGTTCCATgtggcaaactttttttttttttttactgtgtttcCTGTTTTGAAAGCGCTGCCTTAAAAATCAGTATGCGCGTCTCGCTTAAGATTAAACGGAAGTAGAACGTTAGGTTGGATGTTCCAGAACGGTTGGATGGTGCGCTAAAGAATAAGGACGGTGTGTATGAGCCGGAACAGCCGCGGGGTTCAAACTAATTAAGATGCTTTTTGGATGGGCTAAACTGACAGGGATCAAATGATAtggaccttaaaaaaaaaaaaaaaaaaaaaaacagcgaggAATGTGTAGATAAGAACATTCCATCGCGCTGCTGGTTTAGTCGAGGGAAAAGCTTAAATAAACGCGTGAAGCCTTCTTGTGAAATTCTGAAAGATTCACTTAttttggggagggagggggaaggGTGGTCTTTGATTAAAGAAAATCCGAAAATAACGAGGGGAAACCTGGCGAGGCTGTTTGGCGGTTCCCGAAAGGTGAGCGTACAGtcgtcgggggtggggggcgtgggggggctAGTGGCTGTTTTGTTTGAGACTGGTGACCTCGGTTCCGTTGCTCTCGGAGAGTACCTCGTGTTCCAGGGTGTTAAAGTTCACGCCGGAGACGCCGGACCGCTCGCCGCCGCGTCGCCACAAGCAGCACAGGATCTCCCTGAAGGTCCGCCGCATGTCCTTGTCCCTGAACGAGTAGATGATGGGGTTGACCAGGGAGTTGCACTCGGCCAGCACCAGGCAGTACTTCTCGTAGTGCAGCACGTTGCACTGGTCGCACGCCAGGCCGTCGAGCAGCAGCACCACCAGGCCCGGAGTCCAGCAGATCACGAACCAGcctgtgggggggtggggaggaTGAGCACAGAGTCACTTTACTCGTGCGGGTCCAACGGCGGACCCCAGGgaccgggtgggggggggagaactgAAAGAATAAGTGGGGGTCCGggaggagaaaaataaaacaaataaaacccaCCCAAGCAAGCGGGGGATTGTCAATTGAAAAGTCCAAAAGATGGCCCGGGGGTATGCCTTGGTTCTACATTCATACATCTACATTCTAGCCAACAACCAGGGGACATCAATATAcggagcaaaaaataaatgataaccGTCGAAAtcttccctctaatttttgatgcgtctgagcaaacacactaagcccgtgagcgccccctttgaccactgtgagcaacatcggACGTacgtcaatcagtgtcatccgttGGAGTTAAATGGTTACATTAAAAGGTTCacattacattcccatcagaatatttttaagaacaattttgtttttgcaaacttacactaaaaaatgtcagacaaaaaaatacattacaatacaaatacatatcgagccaactattaactacagatttgaaatgtcgcttccaactttgtttaattttttttttttttttttttaacccagaaAGATATCCCTATCTGTTTTtcgtggtgtaaaactgaattattgcttgcaagAATATCtctcgcaatgcatgttgaaagctgaatgatgctcacaaacagttttagggttaatatTATGCTgcctcttatatttaaaatacagaattagcttttcgggcaatgtatcgtctgtgctttcattctcAATCAGACTGCgacaaggtggaattttaacattacccaccatctcatcctgtactttggcttcagaccagaccttttttactaaaaaacaaaacaaaatgtcacctagtttcaccactttttcttctattattcatataccccggtgtttgtaattatgagtgtaccccttcaactctttgtgagaggcagtgtggtgccatgttaaaaaaaaaacaaaatcaaaacaaacacatcaggctgtagttcactgcgctggatctgttttcctctgcgctgagagtgcgacaggtgcgcaaatgcgcagttgcgcagcttagagggagcATTGCTGTAGAGTGGAAGGCATAgtcctgaggaccagggttcagaatcccagccccgcctgtgtggagtttgcttgttatcccccgtccctgcgtgggtttcctcccacacccccaaaacgtgcattcattggacgctctaaattgccccaaggtgcgactgttgtctgtctccatgtgccccgagattggttggcgaccatttcagggtgtacaaaTGGAAGCCTGGAGAGTAAAGTGGAAGTTACACCCAAAAGAAAGCGAAACTATATCATTGCACGGTTCCACGAGAAAAGCCGGACGGACGGACGTGCTGAAGAATGTCCGAAGCGGGAGGTCCGAAAGGGAGAGCGGGAATGTACTGTAAATTCCTCTCCCCacgtgcacgcacgcacacacgcgtgcAGTTTAGTCTGCGCGATCGCATTTCATTATCATAACACCCGATTGGGCGGCTCAGGAATCCTTTCGACGCATTGATAACATCGCGCGGACGCTACAGCGCCGAGCGGGACGCCGGCGATCGGAGGCACGCGTGAGGCCAGAGGGCGCGTCCGAGTGTCACAAACCAGATGCGAACCTTCGACATGGTCCCGGGCCAACGCGTAAACAGCGAACGTACGCACGCTCTTCTCTCTGTCATAGTAACTCAAGTATGCAGTTCCTTGTCGAGGCACGCCAGGGTTTTCCTGGCCTCCCCTCGCATGCCAGAGGTCGCGGCCGCTCGCTGCCGAGCGACGGCAGAGAAGACGAGCGGCACTTTAAGCAACTTGAGGAATTTATTGTCTTGtcggaaaagaaaaacagagtcggggggggggggtaactctGTTCCACGGAACgcaaggagaaaaataaaaaatgaagggAGGGAGAGTGAGTGCCGGGAGAGTGCGGATGAACAAGTGCAGGCATGCGACGAGCAGCGAGCAGTTGGCTTCTGGAGCGGGGGACACGGTTACTCGTTTTAactaaatttgaaaatgtcagaccccatACGtgagggaacatttttttttattttattttaatcgttggcctcacagttctgaggacccgggttccatccccgtgccttcgtgggttttctccaggcaatccggtttccccccccacatccccaaaacacgcgacattaattggacactaaattgctccaaggtgcgattgcgagtgcggccgtttgtctcaatgtgccctgcgattggctggcaaccagttcagggtgcaccccgcctcctgcctcttgacagctgggataggctccccgcgacccttgtgaggataaacggctaacaaaatggatggatggatgttttaaattTGCTCATGTGGCGTACGCAACACAAAACTAGTGACTGCACACGTCACGGTGCAAAATAGAGTGGATCCTGACAACCAGATAATATGAACATGAAAGCataactgcccccccccccacacatttCCTCATCCATTTGTTGCAAAACTCACCAATCCTCATGTTGTGGCTGTTCCTCGACCGAACTAAGATGcaacaagatggtgccaaagcctTGTCTAATAGAAAAATTGTACATTGGTGGTGTTAAACTACTCTCGACTGAGAGACCAGCTTTGTATCTCGGGGAGGAGCCAAGTGTAGCCTGGGTTGTAAGGGGTGAAGTTAAGCTTTGCCATATGTACACTGTGGGTGctatttttattccccccccccccccccaatcaaatTCAAATAAAGTCAGGTTAAGTTATAATCGCGCTTAAATCACAAAGAGTTCCAAAGTTATTCACGAGAATTGACAGTCAAGATCCCCGTCGGAGCAAAGAAaaacttaaattaaaaattgaaattaaaccTTACAATGACAGAAAACAAATCAGTTAAGAAATTAGTTGTAAATGTGAAACTGTAAATGTTGAAGGGTTATATTGTGTGATAGGTTTGAATCTAATCCAGACAATTACTACGTGCATCAtcaatttcttatttttcagGGCAAGACTCGGTCCCAGTCACCGTTAGGTTGTCTGGTAATGACATTGCGTTAGCAAACTTTTCTCTCCgttctatttttattgttgtggaCGACGCGGTATACGAACGCTCAATCCAAGCAATTATTAATCTATTTTTAGTCCAGAACAAAGTTCAAGCTTTAAAGAACTTCCTAATTGCTATTTGCAATATTGAACGGGTTTAACATTGAGTGGAAAATTCTGAGACAATTGCTGACCTTGATCACAAGGAGCAGGAAACGTTCAAATTTGCCTCGATTGCTTGTGCCCCCGAACgtgcaaataccgtaattcctggcctacagagcctCGGTGCACAGAGTTTAATGGTAGCGCGAATGCTAACGCGgaggtgctaatgctaacactagcgcagtggTACTAACGCTGACAcagcggcgctaacgctaactcgCGGGGCGGCTGTGAAAAacgtcgcagcttgtaggccgggagtTACGGCGTACTTCGGCGCCTCACCTAAGATCATGGAGACGGTCTTCATCAGGTTGAGCACCGTCTCGCGGTGTCTCATCTGGGACGTGTGCTGCGACATCTGCTTGCTCTTGTGCCGCACGTACAAGAAGATCCGCGTGTAGACGGCCACCATGATGGAGAAGGTGAGCAGGTTGAGGAGGGCCCAGAACACCAGGTAGCTGCGGCTGTAGAGCGGCGCCATGGTGGAGCACTTGTCCAGGTCGCACAGGCAGTGCCATCCCATGGTGGGCACCAGGCCCATGATGATGGCCACCAGCCAGATGAAGATCATGATGACGAAGACGCGCCGCGTGCTCATCTTGCTGTGCAGCTGCATGTTGAAGATGGTCT from Syngnathoides biaculeatus isolate LvHL_M chromosome 9, ASM1980259v1, whole genome shotgun sequence includes:
- the lpar2b gene encoding lysophosphatidic acid receptor 2b, coding for MDILTNDTEGCYLSRSVKFFYEKSGKNISDHWRHRDYVIVSLGMTVCFIVIFSNLLVIGAILKNRRFHFPIYYLLGNLALADLFSGVSYLHLMFHTGPWTIKLSKYQWFVRQGLIDTSLTASVLNLLAVAVERHQTIFNMQLHSKMSTRRVFVIMIFIWLVAIIMGLVPTMGWHCLCDLDKCSTMAPLYSRSYLVFWALLNLLTFSIMVAVYTRIFLYVRHKSKQMSQHTSQMRHRETVLNLMKTVSMILGWFVICWTPGLVVLLLDGLACDQCNVLHYEKYCLVLAECNSLVNPIIYSFRDKDMRRTFREILCCLWRRGGERSGVSGVNFNTLEHENSKSRDVELMEKSNGAPLISKHSDMTPSLQSWN